The sequence below is a genomic window from Vibrio navarrensis.
CGGCCGGTTCTGGCGGTTACGCGCAGCTCGACAACATTACCATGTCGGTAGATTGTGATGCCAAACAAGTCACCATTACAGACATCAACAACAAAGGCTTTGATCTCAACGCGAGTTATAGCTTCGCTGTGATCAGCTTCAGTGCCGCTGGCGGAGACAACTACCCTGTCATCAATGTTCAATCAACTCAAATGACCGATGCGTCGGTGCTGCGTGAGTTTTTCGTTAAAAACCCATCGATTTCTGCATCTGACTACGAGAAGAACTTGAACAACGTTCAGTACTTCAGCAACGGCCAAGCGGTGAAAGGGTGTCCTGCACCTGCTCAGCCGGGCGCATAAGCTTTCAACCTTTCCCTCAGACCGGAGCCCAGTGCTCCGGTTTTTTTTGTGCGGGTAATCTTATGAATTTGCTGTGGCTTTTCGTTAGCTGATAAAAAACCGTTTAAAGTACGATTGACGGCCGTTTAAGCGACTTCTATGTTTGATATTGTCTTTCAGTCAGCTGAATTGATTGACTCTGCGCCGTTCTATTCGCGCGCAGAGCATGATGATTGCTGTAGAAAGAAGAGTTTGGCGTTAAAAATACTGCTCTCATACAATTTGTGTCTGTTTAAAGACCCCGAACCATGGGGACACCGCGATGTGTGCCTCAGTGAGCAGTGCGTAAACGCCAGTGTGTTTGGACTGCTGCATCGAGTTCGGGAGGTCAAAAATGAAACGAATCAGCAATAGCTACAGACTGCAACTTATTAAAGAAGTGGTCACTCGCAGAGAACAGCAAGCGTGTAATGACCCCATGGCCAACTACATTCATCAACTATTAACGGAAAATCCTAACAGCAAATCGGATGCCGAGACAAACCATCGTTTCTCTGGTTGCCATTTCGACGAACATGCTGGCGGTTGGATAAGCGATCGTTGGGCGATGAAATAGCCGTGGATGATAGGGAGCAATGGTGACAAATTCCCGGCTTAACAGAGTGCTTTGTCAATCTAGGCCGGGAATCGAGAGTTGATTTGGTCATTTTCCGTCGAGAGAAAGGGGAGCTTAAAACAGTTCCTGTTGTGGTGAAAATCCAGTGTCGTCCTGCTGAGATGGTTTGTTGGCTTTACCCGCCACGCGTTTGCGCTGATAACGCTGACGACAGAGCTTGATGATGTGCAGTTTCTGCGCAGAGGTAAACGTCAGCCAGTTAAAGCGCTCGTCACGATTGCGCATACACCCTTTGCAATAGCCTTTGTCATCGACCGTACAGACGCCCACACAAGGACTGGGTACGTTGAAAAATTCGAGCTGTTCCATATCCGTCCTGTTTACTGAATTTCTCGTTCTACTCTAATCTGGTCACTCAACATCGTGGAAGCCGATTTTCCACAAAGTTTGACCTTCGCATAAGCCAGTCAAAAAAGCCCATAGAATGATGACCTTAAACTGACAAATACGCCGTGCGCTTAACTATACTTGCTCTGTTTTGCTCATTAGGAATCAATATTATGAAGCTTAGTTCAAAAACCTTGCTCGCAGCAATTTCTCTCCCTTTGCTACTGAGCGCCTGTGTTAGCAACGGAAACTCTATGACCTCAATAAGCGCGCAAGATCTGCAGCACCATCACTGGCAGTTAAGCCATATTGATGGAAAAGCGCTGACAGAAAATGAAGCCACTCTCATTCCACGCTTAGAAATTGGAGAAAATCTTACCGCCAACGGTTTTGCGGGTTGTAACCAATTTTTTGGCCAAGCCGAACTCAAAGGGGCGCAGCTGCGTATCGAGAAAATGGCGATGACGATGAAAATGTGTCACGAAGAACAGATGCAAGTTGAACAGCTAGTCTCCAGCACTCTCACTAATTGGAGTGAGGTGACTTTGACAAACCAAACCTTGACCTTAAAAAATGCGCAGCACGAGTTAGTTTTTACTCTGCGTGATTGGGTGAACTAACGTTCCAATATCCTCAACAACGCCTTTTACAAAGCAGCGTCACGCTGCTTTTTTCTTCTGTGTTGTCCAAGCACCAAAGAGATTGAACCGCTCTTAAAACGCGGCCATCTTCATCGATTAGCCAACACATTGCGCAATCAATGAAAATCTCCTTCCCTATTGAAAGAATTTCAACCTTAATCTGGTCTCTCTTTTCTAACAAACAATGACTCTTGACTTTTCACCACTCAGATCAATCTCCTTGAGGGCGATTTTTATTAACTTTGCGTTGATAATCAAAGGGGATAGATTAGTATCCACTAGAGGAAACAAAGCCATTGGCTGCTCGCCAGTGGCTTTACCGTTGCAAGCTAACCAACGAAAAACACGGATTACGTATGAAAAAGCTTTTGAGCACCCTTGGTATTTTAGCCACCACATTGACTGCTTCTGGCTACGCAGAAACTTGGCAAGAAGTTGAACAGCAAGCCGATGGGCAAACAGTTTATTTTCACGCTTGGGGCGGCAGCCAAGAGATCAATCGCTATCTGCAGTGGGCAGGGAGTGAGTTAAAAGCGCGCTACAATGTCACTCTAAACCACGTCAAAGTAAGCGACATTGCACAAACCACCGCGCGTTTGATTGCAGAAAAGGCGGCGGGCAAAAATAGCGGCGGTAGTGTTGATATGGTTTGGATCAACGGTGAAAACTTCAAATCGATGAAAGACAACCAACTGCTGTTCGGTCCTTTTGTCGAGCAGCTACCGAGCTGGCAATACGTGGATAAATCACTGCCCGTCACAGTCGACTTTTCGGTCGCCACCGATGGTTTGGAAGCGCCATGGGGTGTTGGCCAGTTGGTCTTTATTCATGATGCGCAAAACCTGAATAACCCCCCTCGCTCGTTTGCGGAAATGCTCAGCTACGCGAAAGCTTTTCCCAATCGCTTAACCTACCCTCGCCCACCGGAGTTTCATGGCACCAGTTTTCTTAAGGCGATGTTGATTGAGTTGACTCAAAACGACCCTGCGTTGCAAAAACCAGTCTCTGATGCCGACTTTGCAAAAATCACCCAGCCTCTTTGGGCTTACTTAGACCAGTTTCACAAAGTGGCTTGGCGTGGCGGTAAACAGTTTCCGGCTGGCACCGCAGAATCACTCCAGTTGCTGGATGATGGACAAACGGATCTCGCGATTACGTTCAATCCCAATGCGGTCTTTTCAGCTCAAGCAAGCGGCAATTTAGCCCCAACCACCAAAGCATACGCGATGGACGCGGGGGCACTCTCGAACATTCATTTTCTCGCGATTCCATGGAATGCCAACGCCAGCGCTGGAGCACGCGTTGCGATCAACTTCTTGCTCAGCCCAGAAGCTCAATCGCGCAAAGGCGATCTGAACATTTGGGGAGATCCTTCGGTGTTGAACAGCCAATATCTCTCAGGCAGTGCGAAAAACACTCAGCAGTTTAAATCCATTGCCGAGCCTCATCCAAGCTGGCAATCGGCGTTGGAGAAAGAGTGGCTCAAGCGTTACGGCAACTAAGATAAACCGATGCTAAGAGCGCTTTATCTCGCCATGATCGCGGTGTGTATTCTCCCGACCCTACCGGGTCTGATTGGGGTGATGGTTTCCGCGCTTGGCTATGTACCGCCTATCGGCCTCAATCAGTTTTCACTGACTGGTTTTTCCGCCGTTTTTGCCTGGCATGGCGTTTGGCAGTCGATTGGTCTGACACTTTATTCCGCCATCCTAAGCAGCTATCTTGCCTGTTTGATAACATTTACCATCTTACAGGCAACTTGGAATCGCACATTTTGGCGCAAAGTGGAACTAAGCCTTTCGCCGTTACTCGCCATGCCGCACGTCGCATTTGCGATTGGTTTTGCTTTTTTGTTTGCCCCGACAGGACTAGGCATGCGCGTTTTACAGCAGTGCTTTGGTTACGATCCCAGCGATCAGACCGTTAACGATCTGGCGCTATTGGTTAAAGACCCTTACGCGCTGGGCTTAATTGTAATGCTCGCACTAAAAGAAGTGCCCTTTTTGCTGTTAATGAGCATTCCTATTTTGCGCCAGTTGAAAGTCGAACAAGTTGAGAAAGTTTGTCACTCGTTGGGGTATGACTCGGCACAAACTTGGTGGAAATGCATTTTTCCTCAATGGTTCAGCAAACTGCGTTTCCCGATGCTCGCCGTCATCGCCTACAGCTTGTCGGTGGTCGATGTGGCACTCATCATCGGCCCGACCAATCCTCCCACGTTTGCCGTATTGGTATGGCAGTGGTTCAACGATCCCGATCTATCGCTGTTACCACGCGCTGCCGCTGGCGCTGTGGTGCTGTTTGCCGTCGCCAGCTTGCTGATAGCCTTTGCCAGAGTGGTTGAATGGCTTGTGACACAGAAATATCGACGATGGCAATACGCTGGTCGGTTTGGTTTTGCTTTACCAGGACGAGCACTCTTTCTGTCTATCGCCCTGCTTACCGTATTGATGGCACCCCTTTTACTGCTGTGGAGCATTGCCCAGCGTTGGCGTTTTCCTGATCTGATACCCAGTCAGTTTAGCTTGCGTTTCTGGCAACACGAGTGGCAGGGAACACTGGGCGTATTGCAACAAAGTATGCTTATCGCCGTTATCTGTGCATCAATTGCGTTGTTGCTAGCACTGATTGCTCATGAATATCGGCTGCGCTATCGCTGGCAAGTTCCTGGCTACGTGATCGCAATTCCTATGTTGATCCCTCAACTCTCAATCCTATTTGGCATGCAAGTCGTGACACTTTATCTAAGCGGCGACGGCTACTTTTTTTGGGTCTGCTGGGCGCATATCTTTTTTGCGTTTCCGTTCGTGTATCTATCGTTGGGTGGCCCATGGCGAAGCTTTGATCAAGGATTGACTCGCGTCGCGTTAAGTTTAGGTAAATCACCACTGCAAGTTTGGCTTAAAGTTAAATTACCTATTTTGCTGCCAGCTGTCGCCTTTGCTTGGGCGGTCGGTGTCAGCGTCAGCTTGGCACAGTATCTACCAACCTTAATGCTGGGTGCAGGCCGTATCATCACCATTACGACCGAAGCGGTTGCTCTGTCGAGCGGTTTTGATCGGCGAGTGACCGCCATTTATGCTCTCTGGCAAGCATTGCTGCCATTGCTGTTTTTTTCCATCGCGATCGTCGTTAGCCGTTGGCAGGCAAAATATCGTCGTATTTCCATAAAAGGGTTACTCATCCATGAGTCTTTGTCTCGAAAACCTCGCCATCCATAAAACCAGCGGCGAGCCACTGTTTTCCGCGTTGGATCTCACCGTGCAAAAAGGCGAGATCGTCACACTAATGGGGCCAAGCGGTTGTGGTAAGTCGACCTTGTTGGATGCAATCGCGGGCCACCTTGCTAGCGGTTTTCGCTATAGTGGGCAAATTTGGCTCGATGGTGAGAAGCTTGATACCCTCGCCGCTCATCGACGCCAAGTCGGCATCTTGTTTCAAGACGACCTACTGTTTCCTCACCTAACGGTTTGGGAAAATTTAGCTTTTGCCCTGCCTGATAATATCAAGGGCGCCGAGCGCAAAACTCACGCGATGGAAGCGCTGAAGTCCATTTCGCTCACTATGCTCGCCAACTCCTTTCCCGACCAAATTTCCGGCGGACAGCGCGCGCGCATTAGCCTGACGCGTATGCTGTTGGCCCAACCCAAGGTGGCGCTGCTGGATGAACCCTATAGCAAGCTGGATAAAGATTTGCGTGCTCAATTTCGCCAGTGGGTGGTCGAACAACTGCAACAGGCGAACATCCCAACTTTGATGGTGACTCACGACGAGGATGACACCCCGGCAGGAAGCCGCTGTCTGACTTGGCCTTGGGAGAAGGAAAATGCTTGACCGTTTCACAATCAAAGCCATTCGCTGGCCGTTAACCCACAGCGCAAAACTGGCTAATCAGTTGGGGATCAGCGCCAACCAAACCACAGTGGTCGGTTTTGCCATCGGTTGTTTGGCGCTTCCCGCCCTAGTTTGGCAACAGTATCACTGGGCACTGGCTTTTATTGTGCTCAACCGCATTTGTGACGGATTAGATGGCGCACTGGCGCGCATGCAAGGTATCAGCGATGCGGGTGGATTTCTCGATATCAGTTTGGATTTTCTTTTTTACTCACTGATCCCATTTGGTTTTGTACTGGCCAATCCGGAGCAAAATGCCATAGCGGGGACATTTCTCATTTTCTCCTTTGTCGGGACTGGCAGTAGTTTTCTCGCTTTCACGGTGCTCGCCAGTAAACGCGGCATTGATAACCCTGTCTATCAACATAAATCGCTGTATTACATGAGCGGTCTGACCGAAGGGACAGAAACCATCGCCTGTTTTATCGCCTTTTGCCTCTTCCCGCACCATTTTGCCCTGATTGCTTACCTGTTTGGCGCGGCTTGCTGGTTCACAACCTTTACTCGGATTTATTCCGGTTTTCACACATTGAAAAGCTAATGGGACGACAAAGCCGGTTTTCGGTGCGTCTTTAGGGAGCAACCTTGCGCGGATAAAACCAAGCGAAGTAGGCAAAATTGATCGTCGTCAATCCCACATCACTTAGCCTCATTTCTCGATGTTAAAAGCACATCAAGTTGTTAGCATGGCGGGCATATTTTCTCTCAGGAACGAGTTATGTCTGCCCATTTTGACCAAGTGCTGCTCAATATTGCCCTTAACCTTAGCTCCACGCTTTCCGATCAACAGCAGTATCAAAACCTGATTGACGGGGTGACACAAGTCTTCCCCTGCGATGCAAGCTGTCTGTTCATTTTCGATGCCGAAGGTTTCCTTACCCCAGTTGCGGTGAAAGGGCTAACTACCGCGGTACTCGGACGACGCTATTTCCCCAAAACGCACCCTCGCCTGAATGAAATTGTACAAAGTCGCACCCCAATCAGATTCGATGCCAATTGCTCGCTGCCAGATCCCTTTGACGGTGCGTTGCTCAGTGACGATGGAGGTATTGATGTGCATGATTGTTTGGGCTGCAGCCTCTACGTTGAAGGGCAATTAGTCGGCGTGCTCACCATGGACGCACTCACTGTTGGCGCGTTTGATCGCATCGATCCGGTCGCTATCGACACCTTTACCGCGCTCACCGCCGCCACACTACGTAACATCGCTCAGCTGACCGCTCTAAAAGCACAAAATCGTCAGCACAAGCACATCACGCAAACCCTGATCCAGCAAGCACGCTCGCAGCACGGCGAACTGGTTGGGTTGAGCCCGCAAATTAAACAATTACGCCGCAGCATCGCCACGGTGGCACAATCAGACTACGCGGTTCTCATCACGGGAGAAACCGGGACAGGCAAAGAGTTGGTCGCCCATGAAGTCCATGCACAATCTCACCGCAGTGATAAACCGATGATTTATGTCAACTGTGCGGCGCTCCCGGAAGGACTGGCAGAAAGCGAACTGTTTGGCCACGTGAAAGGGGCATTTACTGGCGCTAACTCTCACCGTGCTGGCAAATTTGAACTGGCCGATGGCGGCACCATTTTCCTTGATGAAGTGGGTGAACTGCCACTCATCCTGCAAGCAAAACTTTTGCGAGTCATCCAACAAGGGGAGCTACAACGTGTCGGCAGCGATCAACACTTGTTGGTCAATGTGCGCATCATCGCCGCAACCAACCGCCAGTTAGACAGCGAAGTTGCAAAGGGCACGTTCCGCGCCGATCTGTTTCATCGCCTCAACGTGTTCCCTATTCACGTCCCTCCTTTGCGAACGCGGCAAGGCGATGTGCCCGTTCTGGCAGGATATCTGTTAGAAAAAGTGCGCCATCAGTTCAATGCACCTAACCTGCACGTGCATCCGAAGGTGTTAACCAAGCTTGAGTCGCTCCCTTGGCACGGCAATGTACGTGAGCTAGAACACAGCTTAACCCGCGCAGCCTTGCATGCTTTTCAGCAAGGGGCACAGACCATTCTGCTCAGCCACTTTGATGCCTCACTCGCCTTTGATGATGTAAAAAACACATCACACTATTTACCCAAAAGCAGCCAGCCAATGCGCGAGTTAGTAGAGCAATATCAAAAGGATTTGATTGAGCATGCTTTGAGCCAATCGAACCAAATTTGGTCACAAGCCGCCACATTTTTGCAGATGGATCGCGGCAATCTCTATCGCCTAGGTAAAAAATTAGGCATTCAAACAGCGTGAAAAACAGAGTCCGATGTCTAAATGACAACAAACACGTTGTTATTTAGACATCACAACACTCAAGAAAAAACAATTTAATTTATATATATCAATAAGTTAAATTATGGCACGCTATCTGCTCTCTGGGGGAAACTTGATCAACATAATCATGACCGGAGAAGCAAAATGTTCTGTATTCAATGTGAACAGACAATTCAAACCCCTGTAGTAAAAGGCTGTTCATTCGCCCAAGGTATGTGCGGTAAAACCGCTGAAGTCTCAGACCTGCAAGATGTATTGGTTTATTGCTTGCAAGGCGTCTCTTTTTGGGCAACCCAAGCGCGTCGTTTCAATATCATCAACGATGAAATCGATCAGTGGGCTCCAAAAGCATTTTTTGCCACTCTGACTAACGTCAACTTCGATCCCGAACGCATCCTAGCGCTGACCTCGACTGCAGAACAGTACAAAACCCAGTTGAAAAACGCGGTACTTTCAGCGAGCGCACTCTCCTCCCAAGCATTGGGTGAACTCCCCAAGGTAGCCGATTTTGCACTCCCCAGCGCTGCCGCTGAGATCCTCGCTATAGCGCCTCAAGTCGCCGTCAACCGTGGTAAAGGGAGTGTGCATGAAGATGTCATCGGCTTACGTCTACTTTGCCTTTACGGATTAAAAGGTGCGGCAGCGTACATGGAACATGCCCGAGTGCTGGAGCAAACCAGTGCAGAGATCTACGCCGAGTACCATGAGATCATGGCCTGGTTAGGCAGCGATCCCGACGATCTCAGCGCACTGCTCGATTGCTCCATGCGGATCGGTTTGATGAACTACCAGGTGATGGCGATGCTCGACCATGGAGAGACGGCCACTTTCGGTCATCCGCAGCCGACGGCGGTGAATGTTAAACCGGTCAAAGGCAAATGTATTCTGGTTTCTGGCCATGATTTGCATGACTTGGAGAAAATATTGCAACAAACGCAAGGGACGGGCATCAACGTCTATACCAACGGTGAAATGCTGCCTGCCCATGGCTATCCTGAACTGCATAAGTACCCGCATCTGGTCGGTAACTACGGCAGTGCGTGGCAAAACCAGCAGAAGGAGTTCGCCAATTTTCCAGGGGCAATTGTCATGACGTCCAACTGCCTGCTGAACCCAAATGTCGGTCAGTACGCTGAGCGCCTGTTTACCCGTAGCATCGTTGGCTGGCCGGGCGTGGCTCACGTCGAAGGTGATGATTTTAGCGCCGTCATCGAGTGTGCACTCGCGCAGCCGGGCTTCCAACATGATGAAATCGAGCAAATTATCACCGTCGGGTTTGGTCGCAACGCACTGATGAACGCCGCTCCGGCCGTGATTGATCAGGTCAAACAAGGCAATATCAAACATTTCTTCTTAGTGGGCGGCTGCGATGGCGACAAAGCAGAACGCAGCTACTACACCGATTTCACTGCCGCCGCGCCTGAAGACACTCTGATCCTCACGCTGGCCTGCGGTAAGTTCCGTTTCAACAAAAATCAGTTTGGTGAGATCAACGGTATTCCACGTTTACTCGATGTTGGTCAGTGTAATGACGCCTACTCCGCTATCCAGCTCGCTTTGGCCTTAGCGCAAGAGTTCGATTGTGGCATCAATGATCTACCGCTGACTTTAGTGCTCTCTTGGTTTGAACAAAAAGCGATTGTGATTCTGCTGACTCTGTTCGCTCTCGGCGTCAAAGGCATCTACACCGGCCCCAGCGCGCCCGCGTTTCTCACCCCGAATCTTATCGCCATCATTCAAGAGAAGTTCGATATGCGCAGCATCGGTAATGTCCAAGACGACCTCAACGCGATCCTTGCCGCGTAATTCCCTCCACCTTGGTGCCCCAGAAAAAGGGGCACCACAGATTTGCACAAAGAGAGTTCTATGTTTTTTCAATGGCAAGGCAATACGCCAGTGACACTGCGCTGCATCGACAAATATTTTGAAACCGATGACACCGTCAGTATCTGTTTGGCAGAATTGTCAGAATCGCAGCTATTCCAGTTCAAAGCCGGACAATTCATCACATTGGGCGTCGAAATTGAGGGGAAGTGGGTTTTTCGCGCTTATTCGTTAAGTTCACTTTCTGGCGAAGATTACCTGCAGCTCACCATTAAACGTGTGGAAGGTGGTTTGGTCTCCAACTACATTTTTGAGTCACTGCTGCTGGGCGACACAGTACAAGCACTTCCCCCAGCTGGCGAATTTAACTGCATCGATTCCCCGCCCAAATGGAGCCATGGGCAACAAAAAGCACTGCTGATCAGCGCGGGTTGTGGTGTGACTCCGGTTTTCGCCATGGCGAAATACTGGTTGTGTAACGATGCAAAGGTCGATATTGCCTTTCTACACGTAGCCCGCTCTGCCGATGAGACCATCTATTTTGACGATTTGCACACCTATCAAAGTGTCTACGACGATTTCCATCTGCACTTGCTGCTGAAAAATGCCCAAGGCACCTCCCACCCTCAAGGCCGATTGGATGCACAGTGGCTGCAAAAACTGGTGCCTGATTTGCACCAGCGGACCGTCTATTTGTGTGGGCCGAACCAGTTTATGCAAGATACGCAAGCTTACTTGCAACAACTTGGTTTTGATATGCAGCAGTTTCATCATGAGAGCTTTACCCCTGCCGAAAACCCATCGCCTGTGCAAAGCGAACAAGAGGTACAGGTAAGCGTACCAAACTTTGCACAAACCATTGATGCCAAGCGAGGCCAAGTGTTGGCCGACGTATTAGAGGGCGCAGGACTGCCCCTGATTGTCGCCTGTCGAAGTGGTCTCTGTGGATCGTGTAAATGTCAAGTTCGCCACGGTTCGGTCATCTCCAGCAGTCAGGAAACCTTAAGTGCACAAGAGATAGAACAAGGCTTTGTGTTAGCGTGTTCGTCACAAATAGAATCGGATCTTGAAGTGACTTTAGGCTAAAGGGCAAAAGCGCCGAGGTGGCGCTTTTGTCTTTGCGATGTGGCAGTTTTGGCGATGTGACGTTAGCTAAAGCGCAGCACTTTCAGCGCCGCTTCGCTGTCGATGTCCATGAACTCCGGCGGATTGAGCAAACGTTCGCGAAAAGTCAGTGATGGCGCTTCCTCTTGCATACTTTCAATCAAAAAGTCGCTGCTCACGGAAGGCGAGTTAACGCAGGCCAGCACCTCTCCACCCGTGGCGAGTAAGTCGGGTAAACGGCGTAAAATCTTCTTGTAATCGGATGTCAGCGCAAAGCTGCCCTTTTGGAACGACGGTGGGTCAATAATGATCAAATCGTATTGGCCTGCCTTTTTGATTTTGCCCCAAGATTTAAAAATATCATGGCCAAGGAAGAACACCTGATTGAGGTTGTGTCCATTGAGTTTATGGTTTTCACGCCCTTTGGACAGCGAGGCTTTCGCCATGTCGACGTTGACCACTTTGTCCGCCCCTCCGGCGATCGCCGCCAGTGAAAAGCCACAGGTATAGGCGAACAGATTGAGCACATTCTTCTGTTTAGCGTGCTCACGTACCCAATCACGACCAAAGCGCATGTCCAAAAACAGGCCAAAGTTTTGATTGCGTCCAATATCCAATTGATATTTAAGGCCACTTTCAACTACCACAGGACGTGCATCCAGATCGCCCAGCAGCACTTCTGACGGCGCACCCTCTGCGTAGCGATGTTGGATCAGCATGCAGCGGCCTTGCTTCTCCCGCCAGATGTCCGACTGTGCAAAGCGCAGTAAACCCGCTCTTAGCTCAGTCAAAAAGTCTTGGTCAACTTGATGAAACAGATTGACGATCATCTGACCTTGCAGCCAATCACAAGTGATTTGTTCTAAGCCAATAAAACGGCGACCACGGCCGTGAAACAGACGTCGTATTTCATCAGGTACACTCGCCAATTGCACTTCGATATGTTGAAAAAACTGCGTCAGTTGGGAAACTTGCATTGAATTCTCTTTTTGATGGGTTGTTTGATTATTTGATGGTCGGCCACGACAGCTGCCAAGGCGTCAGCCAGCTTTCAATGCCTTGTGAAACCACATCGCTATTCCATTTTTCACCTAACGCAGGCTGGTGTCGCGGGTCGCAGACAAAGTGGAACGCTTCATCTTGGTAGGAAAAGCAGAGGCAAAATGCGTGTAAATAGCCTCTATCTGCTTCACTACCCGCATTGTAGATAGCATCGCCGATGATCGCGGAACCAACCGATTTGAGCGCGACGCGGATCTGGTGGGTTTTCCCCGTGTGCGGCTTACATAAAAACAGTCGCTCTCCAGGCTCCCCCGCCAGAGAGAAAAATTGGGTAATCGCAGGATTATGCTTGCTGCTGAGTAACTTCCACGCGGCGCGGCGCGAGCGTTCCATATCGCCAATCACCAGCCCTTGCTTTTTCTTCGGTTTTTTAGCTCCAAGCGCTAGATAAAATTTGGCTACCTTACGCTCGGCAAAAGCGCGTGAAAGCGCACTGGCCGCAGCGGCGTGTCGACCAAGCAATAAAATACCTGAGGTCATTTTATCGAGACGGTGGATAAGATAGAGCTGTGTATCACCACTTCGCTTTGCCACTTCATGCAATAACATGGTCTCACCATCATCTTTGTGTACGGAGACATTAGGATGCTTGTTGATAATGAGAAAATCAGGGTGAGTAAACAGAATGTCAAACATGGTAGTCAAGTAGCTTTCGGGTGGCAGCCATCACCATGGCTGGTTTCATTATGAGGGGCGAAGTATACCTTTTCTCACTCTGAATACCAGCAAGACGAGCCGCAAGAAGCAAAGCCCCTTGCGGGGCTTAAAAGGTTATAAAATCGAGAAGAGGAACACAGTCATGATCGCTACCGGGCAGACGATGCGCACATACCAAGGCCAGATTTTCCAGAACAGGCCCTGAGCGATGTCTGGGTTGCCTTCTTTCAGCTCGTTGAGCAGGTTGTTGCGATTCCAGATCCAACCCACCACGATAGCCCATACCACACCGAGCAGAGGCTGCATGTAAACGGTTGAAATATCAGCAACTAGACCAAACAGAGCGCCAAAGTTCAGCGAAATGACAATACTGACAATGAGGATCGCGCCACCAATAAGCCAAGTCGCGGTGTTGCGCTCCATTTTCAGCTCATCTTGCGCACAGGAGACAGGCACCTCCAGCAAAGAGATCGAAGACGTTAACGCAGCAATCACCATCAGCACAAAGAAACCGATGCCCAGAATCACGCCGATCCCGCCCATGGTATCAAACATTGCAGGCAGCACCGCGAACACCAAGTCACCAGAGCTCATCAACTGGCCTGCATCGTTAAAAATTTGCACGCCGTTGTTTTTAGCAACAAACATCGCCGGAAGAATCAGCAAGCCCGCCGCTAACGCCACGCCAGTATCAATTGCCGCGACTTGGCCAGCGGTTTTGGGAATATTGACCTCT
It includes:
- a CDS encoding DUF1289 domain-containing protein, whose product is MEQLEFFNVPSPCVGVCTVDDKGYCKGCMRNRDERFNWLTFTSAQKLHIIKLCRQRYQRKRVAGKANKPSQQDDTGFSPQQELF
- a CDS encoding META domain-containing protein is translated as MKLSSKTLLAAISLPLLLSACVSNGNSMTSISAQDLQHHHWQLSHIDGKALTENEATLIPRLEIGENLTANGFAGCNQFFGQAELKGAQLRIEKMAMTMKMCHEEQMQVEQLVSSTLTNWSEVTLTNQTLTLKNAQHELVFTLRDWVN
- a CDS encoding ABC transporter substrate-binding protein, which translates into the protein MKKLLSTLGILATTLTASGYAETWQEVEQQADGQTVYFHAWGGSQEINRYLQWAGSELKARYNVTLNHVKVSDIAQTTARLIAEKAAGKNSGGSVDMVWINGENFKSMKDNQLLFGPFVEQLPSWQYVDKSLPVTVDFSVATDGLEAPWGVGQLVFIHDAQNLNNPPRSFAEMLSYAKAFPNRLTYPRPPEFHGTSFLKAMLIELTQNDPALQKPVSDADFAKITQPLWAYLDQFHKVAWRGGKQFPAGTAESLQLLDDGQTDLAITFNPNAVFSAQASGNLAPTTKAYAMDAGALSNIHFLAIPWNANASAGARVAINFLLSPEAQSRKGDLNIWGDPSVLNSQYLSGSAKNTQQFKSIAEPHPSWQSALEKEWLKRYGN
- a CDS encoding ABC transporter permease → MLRALYLAMIAVCILPTLPGLIGVMVSALGYVPPIGLNQFSLTGFSAVFAWHGVWQSIGLTLYSAILSSYLACLITFTILQATWNRTFWRKVELSLSPLLAMPHVAFAIGFAFLFAPTGLGMRVLQQCFGYDPSDQTVNDLALLVKDPYALGLIVMLALKEVPFLLLMSIPILRQLKVEQVEKVCHSLGYDSAQTWWKCIFPQWFSKLRFPMLAVIAYSLSVVDVALIIGPTNPPTFAVLVWQWFNDPDLSLLPRAAAGAVVLFAVASLLIAFARVVEWLVTQKYRRWQYAGRFGFALPGRALFLSIALLTVLMAPLLLLWSIAQRWRFPDLIPSQFSLRFWQHEWQGTLGVLQQSMLIAVICASIALLLALIAHEYRLRYRWQVPGYVIAIPMLIPQLSILFGMQVVTLYLSGDGYFFWVCWAHIFFAFPFVYLSLGGPWRSFDQGLTRVALSLGKSPLQVWLKVKLPILLPAVAFAWAVGVSVSLAQYLPTLMLGAGRIITITTEAVALSSGFDRRVTAIYALWQALLPLLFFSIAIVVSRWQAKYRRISIKGLLIHESLSRKPRHP
- a CDS encoding ATP-binding cassette domain-containing protein, yielding MSLCLENLAIHKTSGEPLFSALDLTVQKGEIVTLMGPSGCGKSTLLDAIAGHLASGFRYSGQIWLDGEKLDTLAAHRRQVGILFQDDLLFPHLTVWENLAFALPDNIKGAERKTHAMEALKSISLTMLANSFPDQISGGQRARISLTRMLLAQPKVALLDEPYSKLDKDLRAQFRQWVVEQLQQANIPTLMVTHDEDDTPAGSRCLTWPWEKENA
- a CDS encoding CDP-alcohol phosphatidyltransferase family protein, which gives rise to MLDRFTIKAIRWPLTHSAKLANQLGISANQTTVVGFAIGCLALPALVWQQYHWALAFIVLNRICDGLDGALARMQGISDAGGFLDISLDFLFYSLIPFGFVLANPEQNAIAGTFLIFSFVGTGSSFLAFTVLASKRGIDNPVYQHKSLYYMSGLTEGTETIACFIAFCLFPHHFALIAYLFGAACWFTTFTRIYSGFHTLKS
- the norR gene encoding nitric oxide reductase transcriptional regulator NorR, whose amino-acid sequence is MSAHFDQVLLNIALNLSSTLSDQQQYQNLIDGVTQVFPCDASCLFIFDAEGFLTPVAVKGLTTAVLGRRYFPKTHPRLNEIVQSRTPIRFDANCSLPDPFDGALLSDDGGIDVHDCLGCSLYVEGQLVGVLTMDALTVGAFDRIDPVAIDTFTALTAATLRNIAQLTALKAQNRQHKHITQTLIQQARSQHGELVGLSPQIKQLRRSIATVAQSDYAVLITGETGTGKELVAHEVHAQSHRSDKPMIYVNCAALPEGLAESELFGHVKGAFTGANSHRAGKFELADGGTIFLDEVGELPLILQAKLLRVIQQGELQRVGSDQHLLVNVRIIAATNRQLDSEVAKGTFRADLFHRLNVFPIHVPPLRTRQGDVPVLAGYLLEKVRHQFNAPNLHVHPKVLTKLESLPWHGNVRELEHSLTRAALHAFQQGAQTILLSHFDASLAFDDVKNTSHYLPKSSQPMRELVEQYQKDLIEHALSQSNQIWSQAATFLQMDRGNLYRLGKKLGIQTA